A DNA window from Zingiber officinale cultivar Zhangliang chromosome 3A, Zo_v1.1, whole genome shotgun sequence contains the following coding sequences:
- the LOC122050414 gene encoding BURP domain-containing protein 6-like — translation MSSRSLFFLEKDLFPGVTFDLQFKRSIPKHADLLPRRVADVLPFSSNKLPDILVLLSIDPNSKEAREMSATLERCEGTANARETKHCATSIESMVDFALSALATDCVNAVSTVANATVAAEMQRYAVESFERMRGEGLGVFCHAEPYAYVVFHCHAVGKGMMREYAGKFLK, via the coding sequence ATGTCCTCTCGGTCTCTGTTCTTCCTTGAGAAGGACCTGTTTCCAGGAGTCACCTTTGACTTGCAATTCAAGCGATCCATTCCCAAACACGCTGACCTCCTCCCTCGCCGCGTGGCCGACGTCCTCCCCTTCTCCTCCAACAAGCTCCCCGACATTCTCGTGCTTCTCTCCATCGACCCTAACTCGAAGGAAGCCCGGGAGATGAGTGCGACCCTGGAACGGTGCGAGGGCACTGCGAATGCAAGGGAGACGAAGCACTGCGCCACCTCCATCGAGTCCATGGTCGACTTCGCCCTCTCGGCTCTGGCCACCGACTGTGTCAACGCCGTGTCGACAGTCGCGAACGCCACAGTAGCGGCGGAAATGCAGCGGTACGCCGTGGAGAGCTTCGAAAGGATGCGCGGGGAGGGGCTGGGCGTGTTCTGCCATGCAGAGCCGTACGCGTACGTTGTGTTTCACTGCCACGCGGTGGGGAAGGGGATGATGAGGGAGTACGcgggaaaatttttaaaatag